The DNA window ATTCGCAGAAGCGTAATTAAAGTGGGGGAGTCCGGGCGAAAGGTCAGCGGCAGCCGCAATTAGCAAATCTAACAGTTCCAAGAATCGACTCACTGCAGCCCCCCATTAATTGGGGCCCGAATCCAAATCTCCAAAGCGGAGAGCCGACGCACAGCGTAACAGCGTAACTCCCCCAAGAAAAAGTCGCAAGGAAAttcttatttgtattttttgccCGTTTTCTTGGCCGAAGGagaaaagtgggtggcagCTGGGGGATTTTGGGGGGATTTTTGggggcagcaggcagcaggcgaCGTGTGTCAAAGGTTTGACAGGCCTTAATTGAGCGGAGGACAGAAAATCAGGAGGCGAGTAGCGCGGGGGTGGATGCGGCAGGAGGGTGGAGGCGACTCCAGGCGAGGGCATCTCGCATCTCGGGTTTTTCAGATTTTCGGATTGTCGGATTTTCGGCTTTACGGATTAGAAGCGAAACGCAATTTATTTCTCCTCGGGGCAGGCAGAGAATTAAAAGTCGGGCAGAAACACAATATCTCGTATCCCAGCGCATTTGTGAAGCTTTCATTCAAGGAGAAATTGCTAGGGAAACACAAACTGCAGGCATTCAAGTTTTTAACGTTATTAGAAGTGCTGGAGATGCTGGAAAGTAGTATTCCTATAGTTTAAAAAACAAGTGGATTAACGCTAGCAAAGTTTAGAACTGCAAAACTCAATAAGAAGGGGAAGACTTGAGTTCATAAATTATGTAGGAGAAAAGGCAGCATTTTGTGAAGAGTTTCTGATTCAATTTAAACGTATTAAGTAAACTATTCTGTGCATTTTGGTCGCCAATTAAAAGTGGCCTCTAgttcaattaataaacatgCGCCCAACAAGAAATTAATCCAATTTGCCGAGCATTGAAACCATAGTTATCTGATACGCCAATCAAAAGGCAATTCATTTAACGAAAATTGCAAATCAATTCGCACTCAAAGGTTGTTTCACCTAGTcaaaatcccaaaaaaaaccccaaaactccagtaaaagaagaaaataagtgaaaaataagcaaacaaagtGAACTAAAAGCAAGGAGCACCATGTCGCCAGGagtggagctgctgctgctgttcctgctcAGCCCGTCGCTGCTCGCGGAGATCTCCCACCTGCCCATGGCCAGCAACCGCATCATCCTGGACTCCACGGAGCTGCTGCAGAACCCGCTGATTCCGGACAACGGTGTGCCGGCGGCCAGGGCGACGCCAGTTGCGCCGCAGAAGTGTCCTTCGCTGCAGCGGTACCGCAAGATGCTGAAGGACTTCGACGACCTGGAGGACCTCTACGTGGACGTGCCCGTGCACATAGCTCTGGCGGAGCGGCAGAGGAAGCGGTGAGTGCGGCTtttgctttctgcttttttgGCGTTCAGGCTTTTGGCTTTCTGGGTTTGCGATGATGGGTGGCAATACGGCTAAGTGCGCTGGCGACGCCGCCTGCCACACAAATCAAATTACGGCCAAACAAATGCGAAAGATGGCCGGAGGAGCCAAACTTAGGGACGCCTCTCCAAGTCGAAGGAGAGCAGCcaggagcagaagcaaaaaataatttataaccACGACGTGTGGCtgcccaaacaaaaaaccatcCACAGCCAGATTTTTTACGCTtctccatgtgtgtgtttccGTAGCTCCTCTTCTTATTTGTCTAGTGTGCGGGTTTTGTTGTCCTTCCAGCTGCCACCACAAATCGCACTGTGGGGCAGGCTGCGTTGCTAGTGAAACCTCTTGGACTGGGACAAGTGTGTCACTTTCATCAGTGATTGCTTTTGGTGGAGAATGAAGCTAGATTCTTGGTAATTTCATTTAAGCGAGTAGCTATTCTTAAGGTAAAAGTTCCTAAATGCATTAAATCGACTGTATTGGGTATATATTTATGGTACAGCTTAAAGTTTCGTGCAGCAAATTCGAGTTTGCCCCACTGTTTCCACTGCGTTgcacgtggcgtatgagtaacgtTCTTTTTTTTACGATTTTCATTGGTTTCCAATGGGCCGCAGCTTGGGCCTGGGTCAAAAGAGGCCCGTCACGTTTTCGCTTAGGCTCTGGACTCCGGGATTTCAGTTTTCATCTTCTCCATTGAGAACGTGCACCCAGTGCCTAGATTTTTTTGCCGTTTTGGCGACGCGGGGAAACTGGAAGCCCTCGGCTCGTATAACACTCGATCATTTGCCACAGAATGCCAGAGCAAACATTCAAATTAATGTCGTGGCTTGTCGTCAACTTCTTTTCGGTTCGTTTTTAGAGTTTTTTCCTCTGCATTTTTGTTCCCTCTCGTATGGAGTGTACATCGGTGTCGCGCGACCCGGCGAGAGTGCTCCAATTGCCCCAGTGCAGCTCGAGTGACCAGCCAGATCCGAGATGCGAGATGGTAGATGGGAGATCGGAGATCCGAGAGCCCAGATCCATCACTAGAACCAGAGTACGTGACGTTCGGCTCGAGTTGCCCGGCTTGCTGAGCGTGTGAAAGGAGCGAGTTGTTGGCACTGTTGCTAAAGAGCCGCAGCTTTGGCAAGAATCGCGTTTATGGCGCGTGCAGCCATTAGGCGTTTTGCTAGAATCAGCAGGCCATGCCtatacccatacccatttCCATGCCCACTGCCATGCCCACTGCCATTCCCACTTCCATTCCCAatacccattcccattggCAGTGGCCCCGTGCGTATCCTTCCACGCCATGCCGCCAATCAAGGGGAGGACGCATTATACTTTTGCGCaaacaaatcataaatattaattttacgACTTAATTCGACGGCGCAATATGCGCTCCCGTTCGcgttcccatttccattcccattcccagtgCAGAGTACGCAGTACAGAGTTCCCGATTCGCATTCGCAAGTCGATCATTCAGGACGCGGATGCCACTGGCGGCCACCTGTGGCATTCGCTAGTTGGGGCAGCCAGTCAGTGGCctgaaatcaaaacaaacccCAAAACTGCCGGAAAGGTGAATGTGTGGCTGCCAGCGGAGGAACTGCCTCGACAGGCGgatacctcttaaaactaagtGTTCTGATGATAATGTGTCAGAAGTGAGTTAGTATTCCTAACCTACCTAATTCCACAtaggtttattttatttatatttcaattaagaTGCATTATCATTcatattaaaatgcttttaattcCCTGGTCCAACTTTCCACCCCGTTACGAACCCATCCACCAACTAATCCTCCCTTTCGGGCGACTTGTGCAGGGAATGGAGGCAAAATGTTGTTAATATGTTGATGCTGTTGTTTGATTGTTGTTGGCGTTGCATTTTTATGTGCGCCGCAGGCTCGGCGTGTAAACAACTTTTATTGCCGGCCGACACTCGGCAAACCCGCCCGCATCTCCAGTTTTATGGCGTGAAActatttatttgtaagcgCATCAAAGGAGCCACAGGCCCAGCAACAAATTGCCATAAAATACGAAGCATAATTTAGTTTTcgactttttgttttcgggtCGCAACTGAAACTACGCAGACCTTGCCGGCCggccagcaaaagcaaaagcagaagcagaagcaaaacaaactgaattTCGCACAATGACCAAtgccccatcatcatcatcaaacCCAGCAGCCACATcgacatccacatccacaacacATCCACAACACATCCACATCACTTCACTTCACATCGGCGTCATCGTTGTGCGCCGCCAGAAAAGATCTCCTGCGAGTGGGCATGTAGTGGGTATAGTATTTTTAGCACTTGTCAGAGTACGAAAATACTCGGCCAGACGCAGTCCGTCTGAGGTTGAGTCTGCGGCATGGGAGCTGTAATGGGAATGGGCATCCGAGTCGCAATCGGAATAGGAATCAGCATTAGTATCAACATCAGCATCAcaatcggaatcagaatcagaatccgAATCAGAATCAGCAGAGAGATAGCCAAGTGCAAACCAAAGCGAACCGAACAGACAGAGGGGCGTCGCTCCTAGTCGGACGACTCATCAGCATAGTTCAATAGTCTAAAATTTCCCAAtcccaaaaagcaaaaggggaaaaggggagGGGGATGGGATGCCACAAGGGAAGGGAGGGGAAAGCCATTTTCGAATTACGGACACTAAGTGCTCACTGTGCCCATTTCGGTGTGAGTAATTGAGTGCGTCTTTGTTTCGCATTGTTTGCGGCGTGAATCACTCACAGAATCAGTATCATCGGAATAATAGAGATAtcaaataattgttatgttcTTGGCCGACAACAGGATCACAAGTGAAATGGGAGACTGTTGGACTGGGAGAAATGGGAGAACTGGGCTAGTGGGCGAACTCCACTTGCACTTGGCTTCGCTTGGATTGGATGATGAGTAATCCAAGGCACTCAGTGTCTGCCACCAGATCCATTAATGAAAACAGATGATAAATTGTCTCAACAAGTTGCCGTGGGAAATTATTCAAGGCGCAATCTGATTTATGACTCCCAATATCTAGTATCTAGCGGATTTCATTTGAATGCTGAAAGTATCTGCGGCTAACATTGAATTTATAGAATATTTTATAGAGCCATTCCTTGCTATTTCGAAAGTATGCTGCGTATATtcttcaattttatttattactttcCACGTTTTTATATGAATGCTTTAAGCTCCACCAACCTAGATTACTGCCCATTCAATGGGATTCCCCAAGAATCAGCGTATTTATTTCCCGTAACTCACATAATTCGGCAAAAGTTGTCCCTTCTCCGCGGCGCTACTTGCAATTCCATTTGGGATATTTTCGACTCGAAGCGAAACTTGGGCCATCCGATATCGGAGTTTCTGATATTTGTTTGGCTGCTGCAGTAACTTCCTTTGCAATCAGCGAATGCGCCACTTATGGGGATATCTGCTTAACTCGTTCTTTATCTCTGTTTTCGCCCGGAGTTTTCCCAGTGTTTTTCCAGCAGCGCAGTGAAACAGTGCAACAGCGAAGCAGCTgggaaagctggaaaagctgaTTGTCAATTTGCGGAAGGCGGAGGCAGCTCGTCCCCTGTCCCCCCACTCTCCTGTCCACTCCCCCCCCACCGATGccaattccaatcccaatcccagagGCACGGACACGGGCACAGACTCCCCGCCGTTGTTGTTTGCAAAAATAGAATTTTGTCTCTGATTTTAAGTATTTCGCGTGAAAAGTAACAGAAGCGACCCGAGCGGCACggaccagaccagaccagaccagaccacCATACACTATgctatactatatactatatagacTATAGACCAGACAAGCGCCCCAGACAGCGAAGGAGGAGGGGGACTTGGGGATTGCCAGTCAGATTCAGAGTCAGAGTCAGAGTCAGTGTCTctcaattgcaaatttatgtgAATTGAGTCAATTTTATCGCAGCCAGCTAGGGAGTTAGTTTGGGTTAGTTTACTTTTGACTTGTTTGTCCCTGGAAAACTTTGCGTCGTTTGACTGGCGTAAATCGAACGACTGGAGCCACTTGAACTTGGCGCTGCCAGCGGTTGTCCTTTGCTTGTTTCCTTCCTCTGCgctgcctcctcctccttctcctcttGTTCTGCTGctcgctgctcctgctgacCAGATGGCTTCGCCAGCTGCGGATTAGCAGCTCGCCGAGGAACGTGAGGGCGGCGCAGCAGCTGCCCACCACCAGGATGAAGAAGGGTCCCTTCAGGTGCTCCGTGGTCAGGACGATGGCCGTGTCCGTGGACTGGGGGCGCATCTTGTTGATCCTGTTCAGGTACGTGTTGTTGTACCTGAAGTCCGCGTCGATCTTCTGGAAGATGCCCACGTCGCGCATCAGGCGGATGATGCTGTTCATCTCGAAGAGGAAGGGGAAGCCCGCCTTCATGATCATCTGCAGCGGACTGCTGAAGACGTTGTAGGGAAAGGCGTAGATGACGTCCGCCAGCGGGGACTGCATCGTGTACATCCGGTTGCTGAGGATGCAGCGCTGGCCCCACTTCACCGCCTCGAGGTTCTCCGTCTGGGGTATGAACTCCGGCGAGGTGTTGTACCTGTTGAAGATCCACATATCGTCGTCGTTTTCAAACCAGTCGCGACTCTCCTCATGGCCGCCAAAGGGAATGCCCGCCTCCAACACCTCCGTCAGCTCGTCCAGCTGATGGAGGTGGCCGGGATCCTGGAAGGTGGCTATCATCTTGGACGTGTACGTGGCCACCACGTTCAGGCCGTACAGCGTGAGGCCCATGAAGAACACCCTTGTGGTCTCGCAAATGGGTCGCTCCTGGACGGCTATTGATATGGATACGGCCAGGGCATTGATGGCCGTCAGACTCAACTGCTGGTAGTACTTTGGCTCCGGCAGAATCTCGACCAAGGTGAACCAGAACAGCCAGCTGATGATGAGGATCAGAATGAAGCCAAGCCAGGTGTAGGCTTCGAAGATGCCAACCATCGCCTGCCAGGCGGGTCGCTTGTCCGCCAGCTTGATGTACCAGGTGTGGGCATCCTGCAGATAGGTATCGGATCCCCAAAAGTGGTCGGCCACCTCGTTGTCCGGATAGTAGCCGCCGAACACAAAGTCACACTCGTTGTTCTGCACCTTTCCCAGTAAGCCAGTCCAGTTGGTATGGTCCTCCATTTCGCCACGTGACTCCAGGCTGCAGGTTTGGTTAACCTAAACAGTGGGTAGTTAGTTCTTAGTCCTTAGTCCTTAGCTTAGCACCAGAAGTGCGACTCACATCGAAGTTTAGTCGATTCTTCATGAATCCCAGGATCCTCATCTCGAGTCCCAGGATGCAGTCGGCCTCCACAAAGGGAGCGGAGATGGAGGAGCAGACAAAGAAGGTGCAGTTCCTGGGACTGAATCCCGATACGTAGTCCACCATGGAGGCCTTGACCACAGCTAGATTGGGGTAAAGTTCGCCATCGTGGCACTGGCCCACACTCTGCACATTCAGAATGCGGCAGTTCACATTGCTGTAGTAGTCGTTGACCAGCAGATGGTAGTTCATGGAGGAGTTGGCATAGAGCAGCGCCACTCGGTGCACGTAAAACAGGTGCATTAGGTCCTTGAAGATATTGGTGGCTACGTCAAGAGCGCGATTCCGCAGAGTTGCATTGTGGAAGAGGACCAGGAAACGTGCTCCTGGATTCCAGGATCGCATTTTAATGACTGTATTGTTCATCAGGACTCTTAGTCGATTCACCGAGTCCACCACTATCACATAGTTGTCCGCCAGGATCAGCTCCCCCCCAACTCTATCTTTGGTCGCTTTCGTCCTGTTGTAATCGGTGGCCACGCGCATCTGGAAGAGCTCCTCCCTGTCATTCGTGGGATTCGTGGCTGCTTCGTTGATGAGCTTGCTGAATCCCGCCACGATCTGATCCGCGGGACTGGACAGATTGAAGGCATTGACCAGCATCAAGTTGTAGGCTCTGGTGAAGCGCTCCGTCGGCTTGCGATAGAAGAAGATTTGCGAAAACCTATCCAGGCAGCTCACTCCGGCCTTCCACACCTCGGGTCCCAAGTCCTTTTCGGGCAGCATGAAGATCACCGTGTTGGCCGTCTCGTTCGCAGGATTCACAATCCCCTGGACGGGCTGGAAAATCAGCACCAGAAAGATGGTAATGATGACACCCGGATTATGGCACCGCATTATTGCTTCTGTCACGTCGGACAATTGCGAATTAACTGCGGCTGGTGTGAATTTCAGTGGGCAGGTGATGTGACGGCTGTCCTACACTCTATTTCGTGGGTATATGGGTTTGGGGtcattaaaagaatataaactaaataaaatcgGTGTAATATGATAATGCTGTCCATTAAACACCCACTGCTGGCTGGTAGATATAAGTGCATTAAGTCATTCTGGAGTTTCGCATACGGAAGCGCATTCAACTTTCGCCTTTGGCCGATGTTTGCCTTGTATAATTGACTGCTGTCAGCGTGCCGACAACGAGGATGcccccaacaacaacaaaagcaacagaaatCCACAAACAATCGCCATTGCAACATGCAAGGcttaaattaaagcaaatatttgctcaGTCGCAGTGGCGCCGCCGCCAACAATGGTCGAAATGCATTAAAACACTCCATCAATCCAAACCTTTTGGCAGGGCGGCCAAAAATACGACGGACTCACTATATGGTTCTATATGGTATAATGGCTATGTGGCAACATGGCTATGTGGGTATGTGGCGCACCAACTTCTGTTCGCTCCTCCGGTTTGCGGGGGATGATGACGCGGAGGATGGGCCATGGCGTTGGCCGGAAGTAGCCggtcataaaaataaaactcgaGATGGGCGGCCATCGCGCCAAGTCAATGAGTCATTTGCTGCAATGGCATGGtcaatggccaatggccatCCTGCCCCTCGAAAAACTGCATCCTAGCCCAGCTGCCAGCTGCCAGCTCCTTGTGTCCATGTGCCCCATGCCGCATGCCCCAGTGTCCATGTGGGTGTATCGGCGAGCTCATTTGTCTCAGCAGTTTGTCATTAGAAAAATTGCTCGTAAATTTCGCATTTAATTACAATACAAGAGCCAGCAAGTTCAGCGAAGGGCCAGTGCCCAGTGCCCAGGGGACTTGGACTCAATCTTTGGCTGCAACAAagttgcagcagcatcagcgaAGATGGATAAACAAAGCTGGCGAAAGCACAGCGGCAGTCGAAGAGTGGATACTCTTTCTGACAGCGAACAATCAAAGCGACTTGCTAGGCCAAGGTAGCTAGAAGTATGCACACTTTCTGAGGTTTTTGCATATGTTTTGAAATCAATATGAATGAAATTATAAGATAGCTATTCATACTCACCCACCAGCCCAACAAACTGATCTTCTACTGCTGGTGAGGgtatggccaaaagcaaaagccgcTGACTCATTTGGCTCAGTTCGGCGCAGACAGGCGGCTAAACAAATTGCGTGTGATAATTTAGTGTCATCATTTTTGACAAAGGGCGTTAACAGCTCACTTACTCCGCCCCTCGAAGAGCCGccttcatcttcatctcgttctgcttttctgttttccaGATTTGTGCTGAACCTGAACGACTCGACGCCGCTGACGATTCGCTTTTCGGCGCCCGTGGGCCGCAAGATGTACTACAATCAGACAGGTAAGTCCGCCCCTTTGTGGAGCTGAGTCCAAGTCCGAGTCCAAGTCCCTCCTTCCACTAACCCCCTTTCCTTCTCCACCTTGCCACCGCCTCTGCAGGAAACCCCCTCCGGCCGGCGGCAGTGGCACCTGGGCCAGGTGTGGCTGTGGGCAGTCTGGTGCTGCCCTGCGCCCTGCGTGGCCAGTACGACCTCTTCGTCCTCGCCCGCCACTCGGGAGCCCTCAAGGTGGACGCCCTGGCGGAGCATCCCCAGCACGACTGGCCCCTCCTCAACGCCACGCACCGGATCGCCATTCGCACCCAGAACCGCGTGCGGAAGCGCGAGATGTTCGTCAAGTGGGAAATGAGGTGAGTTCTACATACTTTTACAACAAGTACTCACAAATACTATATCACTTACTTCAAATCGTTTCAGCAAGTTTGATTTCCATGCCATGCACTATTGCCTGGTGATTCAGCGACTCTCCACGGACACGCCGCGGATGAGCTTCACCCACTTCTGCCAGGCGGTGGCCGCCTACGCGAACCAGCGACCCATGACTCCCAGTTGCGCGGCGCCAGGTGGTCCGCTGGAGGGGATTTGGGGCGCACCACCGCAGCGGGAAAGGCGGCTCAATCCCCGCCAGAATGTGCACATCGTGTGCACGGGGAAGAGGcgccagcagctgctgcgcCGCCTGCTCCCGCGGAGCAGCTACCACCTGGACCTGTTTGGCGTCCACCAGGGTCGCCAGAACCTCACCCTGCGGCTGGCCAGCAGCCAGGTGAACTTCAACCGCACCCAACCGCTGGCCCTGAAGCAGCAGGCTCTGATGCAACTCAAGATCGGCGGGCAGCACGGCAAGCAGGTGTACAGCTTCAAGGTGCCGCAGACGACGCGGCAGCTGGAGGAGCCGTTTATGAGGCACCTCCTCATCCCCTGCTCGGGCAGCGAGATCCGGGTGAAGTTGCTGCGCCAGCGCAGCGAGGTGGGCACAACGGAGGCCTTCTACAGTCCCACGTACATACGGCAGAAGGGAGTCCTTCCCGGGCAGCGGTATCTCATGCGTTTCGAGCCCAGCAACGACGATGAGGCGTTGCGCGCCCAGAAAGTCATGGTAGGTAGACTATGTGGTCTGGTCCagaatatatagtatatattacTACTTTCCAGGTGGCCCTGAGCAGCGAGGCTCTGTTCCGGGATTTGCCCGAGCTGCCGCAGAACACCACGGTCTTCAATGTGCGCACGAGGTGCAGTAGAGCCACCATTGCCTGGAACGGCTCGCCGGATGAGCGCGAGCTGAGGTGAGCTGCAAAGTCTTctattaaactattttaacCGCATTGCATGCCCCTTCGACTGGCAGCTACTGCATCATTGTGTTCAACCTGCCACAGCGCAACCGCAGCGTGGTGGACTTCACCAACTACTGCATGGACTTTGTGCCCAAGCGGGTGGAGCAGTACAGGAACTTCGAGTGGATGGCCTGCAGGGAGCGGCAGCAGAGGTGGGTTCGGAACAGTCTACATATATGTTAATGATATTCCATAATATGATCTAATACTACCCAGCAGTCCGGACAACATCGAGACGGAGACCATAATGAACCTGACGCCGGGCGCCAGCTACCTGGTCTACGTGACCGCCAACCTGAGCATGGGCAAGCCGCTGCCCTACCAGGCGCTGACCCTCCACATGGCCAGTCAGTGCCTGGACGCATCCCACGAGTCCTTCTACTAAGCGCTACTCCCCAAAACCACAGAAACCCTAAATCCAAAACCCAAAGCTTCGCTGCATTTTCTAATACAAACACTGAACTATCCGTCGTTGTAAAGCTACCTTATCCACTACGATTACTACCAACTACTATCCTACAAGAACTATGCTGGTTAAAAGACTATACACCTAGCTCCATATACgagtactatatatatatctatatatatatatatatatatatattacaataaCAATATCGAGGCATGTGTTGTGTGGGCgcgagtgagtgtgtgcgtgtgactTCTGATTTCTGATTGAGTTGCCATTTGATTCCAAGTATTCTCGAGTGCTTagtattgtaatttttgtaatttttgtaatcTGTATTCGTAGCTAGCCGTTAAATGTTTGTATAAACTGTTTCATTGTTTCATTGTTTCATTGGTTGCCCACTCCGCTTTATTCGATAAGCTCGTTTTCTAGATTCTAGCCCTAGCACTCCTAGTTTAATGTTTAAAGTTAATCATAGTTTTGCTGTTAAGTTTAGAAGTTTTGAGTAGTTCTTTTGTACATTAAGCTTACAGTTAGCTCTACACTAGATTGATATATGTATCAAacgaacatacatatatgttgaAAGCATTGAAAGCGTTGAAAGCGTTGTATTTTTTGAAGCCGAACTTATGCAACCGAAAGGAgacaataaacaaacaaatgtgcTATACTCGTAAAGGACGAAAGTGTCGCAAATAAATGTGAACCACTGCTACCGAATACAGCTATGCTGTTTTACTCCGCCGTAGTAAGAAGCTTTTTGGGGCatgaatgggaatgggatgaGTGATTGCCACTCGTATCTTCATCATCCTGGCGACGATGGCGTGTGCAACGAGCTGCGCATAATAATGACAGCGGATGGCAATCTGGCCGATAAGCGGCAACCGATAATGAAACATTAAActaaccaccacccacaatcCACCACCCATCGGTAGTCGCTGGTCATAAATCTCGTCGGCTGAGCGGCAGTTTGCTGGCGGAAGCTTTCAGGTTCGCAACCCTTGCGCGGCATACTTTCGGGCTCCAGTGCGCCAATGGCCCTGCTCCACTACACCTTCGACCAGCTGGAGTTGTACCTAGAATGGGCATTCGCCGAGCGCGGAGAGGCCACGCCGAGTCCCTCCATCCAGCCGTTTCCGGGCGTGTTCGTGGGCGATCTCAGCCAGCTGAACCGCTTCAAGCGGCACGCCTTCTCCGCCGTGGTGGGCATCCTCTTCGTGCTGGCCTTCTCCGGCAACCTGGGCACCCTCTACGTGAACACCCGCCGGAAGCTGCGTCCCTTCTTCCGGGCCTGCCTCATCTCCCTCGCCTGCAGTGACCTCGTCTCCAGCGTCTTCTGCACCGTGTCCTACATGGCCCAGTTCCAGGCGGAGTATCTGCAGCTCTGGGTGAATATCGAAGAGATTGGCCACACGTAATAGAAACTAATTGCATCTCTTCCCAGACCATTGGTGGCTTCATGTGCAAGTTCGTGCCCTTCATCACGACCACGTCGGTGCTGTCCGGCAGCCTGACCCTGGTGGCCATCGCCCTGGACCGCTACCTGGCCGTGATGCGACCCGTGCTGGGATTTTGGAGTCCCGACAAGCGCTTCAGCACCCTGTGCATGCTGCTCATCTGGGCCTGCTCCATAGGCTCCTCTGGCCCGCTGCTGGGCATCTACGACTACCAGAAGATCTTTCTCTTGGATGCGGAGGACTCTGGCGAGGACACTGGCAATGAGAGTGGCGGGATGGAGGAGCAGGGGGCCACCGCTGTGCCCGAGGAGCTGGTGGTCACCGAGCTGGAAATGGTGCACATGTGCCTGGCCGGCGACGTAAGTCAACGACTGACTGGATGGGATTATCGCTTAATACTCGCTTAGTTGACAGCGATTAAGGGGATTTGGGCGGGGGCTGTCAAGTTGTTGAATCAATGTTCGGATTATCTTATCAGCCGGGTcgaaaacaatttatgcaattctataaatattccGTTTCAGCACGACGTCGGACTCTACTACGTCATACTGTTCACCCTGATCTTCCTGCCCTGCATAGTGTCCTTCCTCTGGCTGAACGCCGTGATTGCGAGGCAACTGTGGCTGCGGCGGCACTAccaccaggagcagcaggtgcagcagcaggagcccAAGGAGGGTCACTTCAAGACCATGTCGAATGGCAACGACCTCCTCATGCCCTCCACCTTGGTCAGTGCCATGGGAGTGGCGGTGCCCTTTGCCCTGGAGAAGACTCCCTTGCCACCCAAGAGTCCAAGTTCAGGGGCCAGGGATCCCGGCAAGAAGACCAACGCTGCTGCTCTGGCCAGGGAGGCGAGGCATCGCcggatggtggtggtggtgctgctgatgatggCGGTGTTCATCTGCCTGCGACTGCCCGCCTGGGTGTTCCTGATCATGCGGCTCTTTGGCTCCTACTCGGAGCCCATCGACTGGCTGCTGTACTTCAGCTTCGGCATCCTGAACCTGTTCAGTTGCGCCCTGAACCCCATCTTCTACACCTTCCTCACCCAAACCATCCGGACTGTGTCGCTGGTCAAGCAGAAGGTTCTGCGATTCCTTGGCTGTCCGCCTGGCAAAGTGCAGGATGGCATGCCCACGGATCAGATGgacaggagcagctgctgctgcggcctGCGGCCACCCACCTTCACCTGGA is part of the Drosophila yakuba strain Tai18E2 chromosome 2R, Prin_Dyak_Tai18E2_2.1, whole genome shotgun sequence genome and encodes:
- the LOC6532018 gene encoding uncharacterized protein LOC6532018; protein product: MALLHYTFDQLELYLEWAFAERGEATPSPSIQPFPGVFVGDLSQLNRFKRHAFSAVVGILFVLAFSGNLGTLYVNTRRKLRPFFRACLISLACSDLVSSVFCTVSYMAQFQAEYLQLWTIGGFMCKFVPFITTTSVLSGSLTLVAIALDRYLAVMRPVLGFWSPDKRFSTLCMLLIWACSIGSSGPLLGIYDYQKIFLLDAEDSGEDTGNESGGMEEQGATAVPEELVVTELEMVHMCLAGDHDVGLYYVILFTLIFLPCIVSFLWLNAVIARQLWLRRHYHQEQQVQQQEPKEGHFKTMSNGNDLLMPSTLVSAMGVAVPFALEKTPLPPKSPSSGARDPGKKTNAAALAREARHRRMVVVVLLMMAVFICLRLPAWVFLIMRLFGSYSEPIDWLLYFSFGILNLFSCALNPIFYTFLTQTIRTVSLVKQKVLRFLGCPPGKVQDGMPTDQMDRSSCCCGLRPPTFTWRCHPSRDGAATSVIRDVDQPDPDSDQVQPDPSSLRRFLSYKQEVFSIYKPCDDSSSASIESSA